Proteins encoded together in one Microcaecilia unicolor chromosome 3, aMicUni1.1, whole genome shotgun sequence window:
- the LOC115464527 gene encoding vomeronasal type-2 receptor 26-like, translating to MDKASFNKENYFDYLAIVSAVEEINNSSELLPNVTLGFHLYESYLNPSFLFGDVMSIFTGMDTSVPNYRCKSSGTLAAIIEGLQSEESNQMSNIFRMYHYPQLHHYLKNVHFKNNLDEEIFFDENRELNTGFNIINLVYLPNGVLQREIVGSYNPYAPQGQDFIINEKAIVWESSFTQTPPQAKCSESCPPGFRKLTRKGEPVCCFDCIPCPQGEISNQTDTDNCMKCQEDHWPNHKRETCIPKLIIFLSYKEALGMALTTSSIFFSLINAIILGIFIHYRDTPIVRANNRDISYILLISLMICFLCSLLFIGRPEPVTCILRNTTFGMTFSISLSSILAKTITVVMAFHATKPGSKLRKWMGSRISYTIILFSSVFQFILCLIWLSTAPPFPYLNMQSETGAILLECNEGSMIAFYCVLGFLGFLAGISFIIAFLSRNLPDSFNEAKYITFSMLVFCTVWITFIPTYLSTRGKYMVAVEIFAIQASSAGLLGCIFIPKCCIILLRPDMNSRKYLTKNN from the exons ATGGACAAAGCCAG TTTTAATAAAGAAAACTATTTCGATTACCTGGCCATTGTTTCTGCAGTGGAGGAGATTAACAATAGCTCCGAGCTCTTACCCAACGTCACACTAGGGTTTCATCTTTACGAATCTTACCTGAACCCATCCTTTCTGTTTGGGGATGTCATGAGTATATTTACCGGTATGGACACCTCGGTTCCTAATTACCGCTGCAAATCATCTGGCACGCTGGCTGCTATCATTGAAGGCCTTCAATCAGAGGAATCAAATCAGATGTCCAATATTTTCAGGATGTACCACTATCCACAG CTTCATCATTATCTGAAGAACGTCCACTTTAAGAACAATCTGGATGAAGAGATCTTTTTTGATGAGAATAGAGAACTGAACACTGGCTTCAATATTATAAATCTAGTCTATCTACCCAATGGAGTTCTGCAACGTGAAATTGTTGGAAGTTATAATCCTTATGCTCCCCAAGGACAGGATTTCATCATCAATGAGAAGGCAATCGTATGGGAGAGTTCATTCACCCAG ACACCTCCTCAAGCCAAATGCAGTGAGAGCTGCCCTCCTGGCTTCAGAAAATTAACCAGGAAAGGAGAGCCCGTCTGCTGCTTCGACTGTATTCCGTGTCCACAGGGAGAGATCTCCAACCAAACGG ATACTGACAATTGTATGAAATGTCAAGAGGACCATTGGCCCAATCATAAGAGAGAAACCTGTATCCCAAAACTGATAATTTTCCTGTCCTACAAAGAAGCTCTAGGGATGGCTTTGACTACCAGCAGCATTTTCTTCTCTCTTATCAATGCAATCATTCTGGGAATCTTCATTCATTACCGAGACACACCTATTGTGAGAGCCAATAACCGGGACATCAGCTATATCCTCCTCATCTCCCTTATGATCTGCTTTCTATGCTCCTTGTTGTTCATTGGCCGTCCTGAGCCCGTGACCTGCATTCTCCGCAACACTACCTTTGGGATGACTTTCTCTATCTCACTCTCTTCCATACTGGCAAAAACTATCACTGTGGTTATGGCCTTCCATGCAACCAAGCCTGGAAGCAAGctccggaaatggatgggttccagGATCTCATATACTATAATACTTTTCAGCTCTgtttttcaatttattctctGTCTCATCTGGCTGTCTACTGCTCCCCCATTCCCATATCTTAATATGCAATCAGAAACTGGGGCAATACTActtgaatgtaatgaagggtcaatgattgcattttactgtgttctgggtTTCCTGGGATTTCTGGCTGGTATCAGCTTCATCATTGCGTTCTTATCAAGAAATCTACCTGACagtttcaatgaggccaagtacaTTACTTTCAGTATGCTTGTGTTCTGCACTGTTTGGATAACTTTTATTCCAACATATCTGAGCACAAGAGGAAAATACATGGTAGCAGTGGAGATATTTGCCATACAAGCTTCCAGTGCTGGACTGCTGGGATGTATTTTTATACCCAAATGTTGCATTATTCTATTGAGGCCTGATATGAATAGCAGGAAATATTTAACAAAAAACAACTGA